A window of the Campylobacteraceae bacterium genome harbors these coding sequences:
- a CDS encoding phage terminase large subunit family protein: MMNNIGVYKNSFLNGLLPDPLFKISKWADERRQLPKKSSSEPGQWRTSRFPFVREIMDVLGPQNPIQQVKVKKGTQIGGTEIGNNFLMCYMDIYPCPMMLVMPTEGLMKKHRIFKLVPSLELMPNIANKIKRGKTKDDIGTADSMEFPGGMLVFGWSNSTAQGRSLSFKVLDLDDIDGFPHDLNGEGSAISVFKKRTDAFPNRKIYLNSTPTVKGRSNIEIEYDESDQREYHVVCPSCKGLFYFTKDTFIFEYDQETYRLTNDVKACCHKCGTLIEEHHKTWMMDEKNGAKWIATNEGHPHAGFNIPSYYSPMLTWNEIFTEFLEAKKKMNQGNVTLMKTWTNTRDANVWEENYEKVDTHKFDTRCELYTSEVPEGVLVITAGIDTQDNRLEVEIVGWGKYGESWSIDYLVLDGDPKYPNVWEKLDMHLLDRTYKHESGIDLKVMAACIDTGGHRTKYVYAYCKKRFELNIFAIKGDKGINTPTIKGNATRNNTGKIPLFSVGVNTTKDVLHTNLMTEDAGAGYMHFPKREKSDKKFIYDSKYFKQLTAEKRGDDGRWVKFRTRNEGVDCRVYSMAALELIEMMYYPQGMDWDVLEDEFHEKIENELNAITNEEEENEERPQNYNDWRDNY, from the coding sequence ATGATGAATAACATTGGAGTGTATAAAAACTCTTTTTTAAATGGTTTATTGCCTGATCCTTTATTTAAAATATCTAAGTGGGCAGATGAAAGAAGACAGCTTCCAAAAAAATCAAGTTCTGAACCAGGACAATGGAGAACAAGTCGTTTCCCTTTTGTAAGAGAAATTATGGATGTATTAGGACCTCAAAATCCGATACAACAAGTGAAAGTTAAAAAAGGTACTCAAATTGGTGGTACTGAAATAGGAAACAACTTTTTAATGTGTTATATGGACATTTATCCTTGCCCTATGATGTTAGTTATGCCAACAGAAGGACTAATGAAGAAACACAGAATATTCAAGCTGGTACCAAGCTTAGAGCTAATGCCTAATATTGCAAACAAAATAAAAAGAGGTAAAACCAAAGATGATATTGGAACTGCAGATAGCATGGAATTCCCTGGTGGAATGTTGGTATTTGGTTGGTCTAATTCAACTGCACAAGGTAGGTCTTTGAGTTTTAAAGTTTTAGATTTAGATGATATTGATGGTTTCCCTCATGATCTAAACGGGGAGGGAAGTGCAATATCTGTTTTCAAAAAAAGAACAGATGCTTTTCCAAATAGAAAAATATATTTAAACTCAACACCTACTGTAAAAGGTAGAAGTAATATTGAAATTGAATATGACGAAAGTGACCAACGAGAATATCATGTGGTGTGTCCTTCTTGTAAAGGACTATTTTATTTTACTAAAGATACTTTTATTTTTGAATATGATCAGGAAACTTATAGATTAACAAACGATGTAAAAGCGTGTTGTCATAAGTGTGGAACATTAATTGAAGAACATCATAAAACATGGATGATGGACGAAAAAAACGGTGCAAAATGGATAGCAACAAATGAAGGCCATCCTCATGCAGGTTTTAATATTCCTTCTTATTATTCTCCAATGCTTACATGGAATGAAATATTCACAGAGTTTTTAGAAGCAAAAAAGAAAATGAACCAGGGCAATGTTACTTTGATGAAAACATGGACCAATACAAGGGATGCAAATGTCTGGGAAGAAAACTATGAAAAAGTAGATACTCATAAATTTGATACAAGATGTGAACTTTATACAAGTGAAGTACCTGAAGGAGTACTTGTAATAACAGCAGGTATTGATACACAAGATAACAGGCTTGAAGTTGAAATTGTAGGTTGGGGAAAATATGGAGAGAGTTGGTCTATTGATTATTTGGTATTGGATGGTGATCCTAAATATCCAAATGTATGGGAAAAACTGGATATGCATTTACTTGATAGAACATACAAACATGAAAGTGGAATTGATTTAAAAGTTATGGCTGCTTGTATTGATACAGGAGGACATAGAACTAAATACGTTTATGCCTATTGTAAAAAAAGATTTGAACTAAATATTTTTGCAATCAAAGGAGATAAAGGAATTAATACTCCTACGATAAAAGGTAATGCAACACGAAATAATACTGGGAAAATACCTTTATTTTCTGTTGGAGTAAATACTACAAAAGACGTTTTACACACAAATTTAATGACAGAAGATGCAGGTGCAGGATATATGCACTTTCCAAAAAGAGAAAAAAGCGATAAGAAATTTATTTATGATTCAAAATACTTTAAACAACTAACTGCCGAAAAACGTGGTGATGATGGAAGATGGGTGAAATTTAGAACGAGAAATGAAGGAGTTGATTGCAGAGTTTATTCAATGGCTGCACTTGAACTTATAGAAATGATGTATTACCCACAAGGAATGGATTGGGATGTTTTAGAAGATGAATTTCATGAAAAAATTGAGAATGAATTAAATGCAATTACAAATGAGGAAGAGGAAAATGAAGAAAGACCACAGAACTATAATGATTGGAGGGATAATTACTAA
- a CDS encoding tetratricopeptide repeat protein, producing MIKNILLLTLLIFSFSYAKETNVTNQILQMNKEIQELKKNQNNPLLEYKLKRIEEKEEKLFEYEKKLVKDTVLYNHKIKLIQTDINSHIDGYKTIATQTSNFMSNALTAFSLFILISTVLISVTGLFFTRKWIGEKVNESIQKKAELKIYELNEKVKSVDKVKTEFETESKLTIESLNNKLKEATESLEKIKSTTNYAKKEIDSFKEIFKVIVEKNQDKQTDTDKNIVKIINENIDESQLKTFDDYFFKAMEYSAKADYLNSIKFYEKAILLSVNNANLFTNIGVTYGKLGRYEESIVAFKRSIKIKPNNDDTFVHMGFAYHNLKRYDEALDSYKKAIEINPNNDRAFSNIGVVYEIHKKYEEAIIEHKKAIKINPNNYNTFYNLGVIYSKTGKYNEAILQYRKSIEINPKHEATFYNMGSDYVELKEYSEANKAYLKAIEINPMNGLVLAIIGFNYSMMKQYNKAIDFLKKATEVNPNNENAFLNMASVYCKLENYDDAISAFKKAIEIDPTNHDSFFKLGLSYAYLDNYSEAIKSIKIAIEIEPKNQYKEKLDELLK from the coding sequence ATGATTAAAAACATACTATTACTTACACTTTTAATATTCTCTTTTTCATACGCTAAAGAAACAAATGTCACAAATCAAATATTGCAAATGAATAAAGAGATTCAAGAATTAAAAAAAAATCAGAATAATCCACTTTTGGAATATAAATTAAAAAGAATAGAAGAAAAAGAAGAAAAATTATTTGAATATGAAAAGAAACTTGTTAAAGATACAGTACTTTATAACCATAAGATAAAACTTATTCAAACAGATATAAATTCTCATATAGATGGCTATAAAACGATAGCTACACAGACAAGCAATTTTATGTCAAATGCACTTACAGCATTTAGTTTATTTATATTAATCTCTACAGTTTTAATAAGTGTTACTGGGCTTTTTTTCACAAGAAAATGGATTGGAGAAAAAGTTAATGAATCTATTCAAAAAAAAGCTGAATTAAAGATTTATGAATTAAATGAGAAAGTTAAAAGTGTAGATAAAGTAAAAACAGAATTTGAGACTGAATCTAAGTTGACAATTGAATCGTTAAATAATAAGCTAAAAGAAGCGACAGAATCTCTAGAAAAAATTAAGTCAACGACAAATTATGCAAAAAAGGAAATTGACTCATTTAAAGAAATTTTTAAAGTTATAGTTGAAAAAAATCAAGATAAACAAACAGACACGGATAAAAATATTGTTAAAATAATTAATGAAAATATTGACGAATCACAATTGAAAACTTTTGATGATTACTTTTTTAAAGCAATGGAATATAGTGCAAAAGCTGATTACCTTAATTCCATTAAGTTTTATGAAAAAGCTATACTACTAAGCGTAAATAATGCAAATTTATTCACTAATATTGGAGTTACTTATGGGAAATTAGGAAGATATGAGGAATCAATTGTTGCGTTTAAAAGGTCTATAAAAATAAAACCTAATAATGATGATACATTTGTTCATATGGGATTTGCCTATCATAATCTTAAAAGATATGATGAAGCGCTGGACTCTTATAAAAAGGCTATAGAAATTAATCCAAACAATGACCGTGCATTTTCTAATATAGGAGTTGTGTACGAAATACATAAGAAATATGAAGAAGCGATTATTGAGCACAAAAAAGCTATAAAAATAAACCCGAATAACTACAACACTTTTTATAATCTAGGAGTTATCTATAGTAAAACTGGAAAATATAATGAAGCTATTTTGCAATACAGAAAATCTATTGAAATTAATCCTAAGCATGAAGCCACTTTTTATAATATGGGTAGTGATTATGTTGAGCTTAAAGAGTATAGTGAAGCCAATAAGGCATATCTCAAGGCAATAGAAATCAACCCTATGAATGGCTTGGTTCTTGCTATTATAGGATTTAACTATTCTATGATGAAACAATACAATAAAGCTATAGATTTCTTAAAAAAAGCTACTGAAGTTAATCCAAATAATGAGAATGCATTTTTGAATATGGCAAGTGTTTACTGTAAGTTGGAAAATTATGATGATGCTATTTCTGCATTTAAAAAGGCTATTGAAATTGACCCCACCAATCACGATTCCTTTTTTAAATTGGGGCTTTCATATGCTTATTTAGACAACTATTCTGAAGCAATTAAATCAATTAAAATTGCAATAGAAATTGAACCGAAAAATCAATATAAAGAAAAATTAGATGAACTTTTAAAGTAG
- a CDS encoding phage portal protein → MNLIPKIIATTANIVTGGAISAEIERAYYEGAKTSRLNRDFNLSNNHFELLAGSDRNQLKARARWLAANNPITKSIDKSIVKNSIGTGIRLQSRVKEGDINNSKIFNSQVENLWDQFIKKENFDITGLSGIYDFQKLALKHKMTDGEILINKVYTKDKHFPLKFQLVETDQFDEIKVKNNNNTIFTGVEVDNNGKPVSYWLKSSVNSYSSNPYDANNIIHYYERERATQYRGITDYAQTINNLKDFAAYNDSEIVKNRILAAFGLFIKSGNSSGSMYGDKKTGLKHGSSDPIKEITSGMIKYLKPGEEVQTVQSNQLGNSYSSFITNTIRLIAAGRDISYELAFRDYSQVNFSSARASIIQDNKRFDDEQTSLCRNVLDVMFGDFMDSQVLNGNLKAPKDYFSNRSKYVKPLWIMPKREWVDPLKDTKAIEKEIELGINTRTKAAAARGQNFEDNIDQQIAEEVMIKEKREKANLSELESEGK, encoded by the coding sequence ATGAATTTAATCCCAAAAATAATTGCAACTACTGCAAACATTGTAACAGGTGGTGCTATTAGTGCTGAAATTGAAAGAGCTTATTATGAAGGTGCAAAAACTTCTCGCTTAAATAGAGACTTCAATCTAAGTAATAATCATTTTGAACTTCTTGCAGGAAGTGATAGAAATCAATTAAAAGCAAGAGCAAGATGGTTAGCTGCTAATAATCCAATTACAAAATCAATAGATAAATCTATAGTCAAAAATTCAATCGGTACAGGTATTAGACTTCAATCAAGAGTAAAAGAAGGTGATATTAATAATTCTAAAATTTTTAATAGCCAAGTTGAAAATTTATGGGATCAGTTTATCAAAAAAGAAAATTTTGATATTACTGGTTTAAGTGGAATATATGATTTTCAAAAACTAGCATTGAAACATAAAATGACTGATGGTGAAATACTTATTAATAAAGTTTATACAAAAGATAAACACTTTCCTTTAAAATTCCAATTGGTGGAAACTGACCAGTTTGATGAAATAAAAGTCAAAAACAATAACAATACAATTTTTACTGGTGTTGAAGTTGATAACAATGGAAAGCCAGTTTCCTATTGGTTAAAGTCTTCTGTAAATTCATACTCTTCAAATCCTTACGATGCTAACAATATTATTCATTACTACGAAAGAGAAAGAGCAACGCAATATCGTGGAATTACTGATTATGCACAAACAATTAATAATTTAAAAGACTTTGCAGCTTATAACGATAGTGAAATAGTAAAAAATAGAATTTTAGCTGCATTTGGCCTTTTTATTAAATCAGGTAATTCTTCGGGTTCTATGTATGGAGATAAAAAAACCGGTTTAAAACATGGTAGTTCTGACCCAATAAAAGAGATTACATCTGGAATGATTAAATATCTAAAGCCTGGGGAAGAAGTACAAACAGTGCAATCAAATCAACTTGGAAATTCCTATTCTTCATTTATTACAAACACTATTCGTTTAATAGCAGCAGGGAGAGATATATCTTATGAATTAGCGTTTAGAGATTATTCCCAAGTGAATTTTTCAAGTGCACGTGCTTCTATCATTCAAGACAATAAACGTTTTGATGATGAACAAACTTCTCTTTGTAGAAATGTACTTGATGTGATGTTTGGAGACTTTATGGATTCACAAGTTTTAAATGGAAACCTAAAAGCACCAAAGGATTATTTCTCAAACAGAAGTAAATATGTGAAACCTCTTTGGATAATGCCTAAGCGTGAGTGGGTTGACCCTTTAAAAGATACTAAAGCAATTGAGAAAGAAATTGAATTAGGAATTAATACACGAACAAAAGCAGCAGCTGCAAGAGGGCAAAACTTTGAAGACAATATTGACCAACAAATAGCAGAAGAAGTGATGATAAAAGAGAAAAGAGAAAAAGCAAACTTATCTGAATTAGAAAGCGAGGGGAAATAA
- a CDS encoding Mu-like prophage major head subunit gpT family protein, translating into MDKKFIALQRELENKTIERKLAVKPSSIDEGTRSIKFVLISKDNAGKRFDWERGVYIEELDVNGANYERLRTFFKDHDRSVDSAIGGWNDVGVESGELVGRVVFGTDEESEKVFRKYVDKVLTDCSVTYIRNKVLIEEREGEPDLVTVIDYEILECSAVGVGFDKGAKVRNKNKNGEDSMNEKLQKELEVLRKAVDTLNDSEKARMKVLSDLEDTEKNRTIDTSKVQEASAAGIQIERERTTSISDLVVGGQITSERANAFLKDGTSIEQVRKLVLDEKIVGSAPVNHSRSATKTEMIRGIENSILIRCGVSISSQNEDTESFRGASLLDMARALTNYQGYDNLDLAKRAMSSSDFSMLLGNVANRILASGFEEEEGTFSLWTQAVELPDFRIRNEISLKSQGGRLQKVKEKSEKKKIEFSEDGTGWALESYGAEFTLTREMIINDDLGVFEGIVAEFGKMAKRTSNGLVYDLLQNKGDFSDYKMSDGKVIFHTSHNNLASTGAKLGSETLSAARVLMRRQKDGDKQLNIVPKYLLVASEEERIALQLLTSEADVGSSNSGITNPHKNNSTLIVENELSANAWYLAAKSNTIKVGYLAGTNKQPIVEQKRSDIDGIEFKCVFDFGVVVTDYKGLYKNAGV; encoded by the coding sequence ATGGATAAAAAATTCATAGCGTTACAGCGAGAATTAGAAAATAAAACTATTGAAAGAAAACTTGCAGTTAAGCCTTCTTCCATAGATGAAGGAACTAGGTCAATTAAATTTGTTCTGATTTCAAAAGATAATGCAGGGAAAAGATTTGATTGGGAACGTGGTGTTTATATTGAAGAATTAGATGTAAATGGAGCAAATTATGAAAGACTTAGAACATTTTTCAAAGATCATGACCGTAGTGTTGATTCCGCCATAGGTGGTTGGAATGATGTAGGTGTTGAGTCTGGAGAACTTGTTGGACGTGTTGTTTTCGGTACAGATGAAGAGAGTGAAAAAGTCTTTAGAAAATACGTTGACAAAGTATTAACAGATTGTTCTGTTACTTATATAAGAAATAAAGTTCTTATAGAAGAAAGAGAAGGAGAACCGGACTTAGTAACAGTTATAGATTACGAAATTTTAGAATGTAGTGCTGTAGGTGTTGGTTTTGATAAAGGTGCAAAAGTTAGAAATAAAAATAAAAATGGAGAAGATTCAATGAATGAAAAATTACAAAAAGAGCTAGAAGTACTTAGAAAAGCAGTTGATACGTTAAATGACTCTGAAAAAGCAAGAATGAAAGTTCTATCTGACTTAGAAGATACAGAAAAAAACAGAACAATTGATACTTCAAAAGTTCAAGAGGCTTCTGCTGCAGGAATTCAAATAGAAAGAGAAAGAACAACTTCTATTTCTGATTTAGTTGTAGGTGGACAAATTACATCTGAGAGAGCAAATGCATTTCTTAAAGATGGAACATCTATTGAACAAGTAAGAAAGCTTGTGTTAGATGAAAAAATTGTTGGTTCTGCTCCTGTTAATCATTCCCGAAGTGCTACAAAAACAGAAATGATTAGAGGAATTGAAAATTCAATTTTAATTAGATGTGGTGTTTCTATTAGTAGCCAAAATGAAGATACTGAAAGCTTTAGAGGTGCTTCATTGTTAGATATGGCAAGAGCATTAACAAATTATCAAGGTTATGACAATCTTGATTTAGCAAAAAGAGCTATGAGTTCTTCTGATTTTTCTATGTTACTTGGAAATGTTGCAAACAGAATTTTAGCTTCAGGTTTTGAGGAAGAAGAAGGAACATTTTCACTATGGACCCAAGCTGTTGAGTTACCTGACTTTAGAATAAGAAATGAAATTTCTTTAAAAAGCCAAGGTGGAAGACTTCAAAAAGTCAAAGAAAAAAGTGAAAAGAAAAAAATTGAGTTTAGTGAAGATGGAACTGGATGGGCCTTAGAATCTTATGGTGCTGAGTTTACTTTAACACGTGAAATGATTATTAATGATGACTTAGGTGTTTTTGAAGGTATTGTTGCTGAATTTGGGAAAATGGCAAAACGTACATCAAATGGTCTTGTTTATGATTTATTACAAAATAAAGGTGATTTTTCAGATTATAAAATGTCTGATGGAAAAGTGATCTTTCATACTTCACACAATAATCTTGCCTCAACTGGTGCAAAACTTGGAAGTGAAACATTAAGTGCTGCAAGAGTGCTTATGAGAAGACAAAAAGATGGAGATAAACAATTAAATATTGTTCCAAAATATTTATTAGTTGCATCGGAAGAAGAAAGAATTGCATTGCAATTATTAACAAGTGAAGCAGATGTTGGTTCAAGTAACTCAGGCATAACAAATCCTCATAAAAATAATTCTACATTGATTGTTGAAAATGAGCTTTCTGCAAATGCATGGTATTTAGCAGCAAAAAGCAACACAATCAAAGTTGGTTATTTAGCAGGTACAAATAAACAACCAATAGTTGAACAAAAACGTTCTGATATTGATGGTATTGAGTTTAAATGTGTGTTTGATTTTGGTGTAGTTGTAACAGATTACAAAGGTCTATATAAAAATGCAGGAGTGTAA
- a CDS encoding DUF2190 family protein — translation MSIIKEALEIQDGRVIDYTLSGSVNVGDVIPLGSSMIGIAVISGLAGEVISVDTEKVWQVTAKTSEAIAVGDILYFDVTNRELTKTSTGNVKAGKAMTSKSAVAGTINIKINI, via the coding sequence ATGTCCATTATTAAAGAAGCACTAGAAATTCAAGATGGTCGAGTAATTGACTATACGTTATCAGGTTCAGTAAATGTAGGGGATGTAATTCCCTTAGGTTCTTCAATGATTGGAATTGCAGTTATCTCTGGACTAGCAGGTGAAGTTATTTCTGTTGATACAGAGAAAGTTTGGCAAGTTACTGCAAAAACTTCTGAAGCTATTGCAGTTGGAGATATTCTTTATTTCGATGTTACAAATAGAGAGTTGACAAAAACATCAACAGGAAATGTAAAAGCAGGTAAAGCTATGACTTCTAAAAGTGCAGTAGCAGGAACTATCAATATTAAAATTAACATTTAA
- a CDS encoding phage baseplate assembly protein V, whose translation MNAEDIRLLGNLIQIGTVTQTKSIHGLSLARVKLHERETDWFPVIGQSNDFKKHFIPVLVKEQVAVFCPFGIADTGFIIRGIFNKYCKEPAGSSDTKEVMLYKDGTEISYDIEAKELKVNAVNKITIICKSASVIADTVVITAKTTNNGNVLINGGLMVTGEIVGENGLSISGGSGASFDGNINSTGDINTDGSFIDKNGNLTSHTNNGYGRD comes from the coding sequence ATGAATGCTGAAGATATTAGATTACTTGGAAATCTTATTCAAATTGGTACGGTAACACAAACTAAAAGTATTCATGGATTATCTCTTGCAAGAGTTAAGCTTCATGAAAGAGAAACAGATTGGTTTCCAGTAATTGGTCAATCAAATGATTTTAAAAAGCACTTTATTCCTGTATTAGTTAAAGAGCAAGTGGCTGTATTTTGCCCTTTTGGAATTGCAGATACTGGATTTATTATAAGAGGTATTTTTAATAAATATTGTAAAGAACCAGCAGGGTCCTCTGATACAAAAGAAGTAATGCTTTATAAAGATGGTACGGAAATTAGTTATGACATTGAAGCTAAAGAGCTAAAGGTAAATGCGGTTAATAAGATAACTATTATTTGTAAAAGTGCAAGTGTTATAGCTGATACTGTAGTAATAACAGCAAAAACTACAAATAATGGGAATGTTTTAATCAATGGTGGGTTAATGGTTACTGGCGAAATAGTAGGTGAAAATGGATTATCTATTTCAGGTGGATCAGGTGCTTCCTTTGATGGAAATATTAATTCAACTGGAGATATTAATACTGATGGTTCTTTCATTGATAAAAATGGGAACTTAACAAGTCACACAAATAATGGTTATGGAAGAGATTAA
- a CDS encoding baseplate assembly protein → MTYKITLQNSIIDILKTPLKSRVMFPEYGSELYKLRDRTFDDKARVLATKYTKEAIEKKYTRVVKGKKVIKRVEPRANFESMSFDINPVTGKTSLIINLSDGNSVGVEL, encoded by the coding sequence ATGACATATAAAATCACTTTACAAAATAGCATTATTGACATCTTAAAAACACCTCTTAAAAGTCGTGTAATGTTTCCAGAATATGGAAGTGAATTATATAAATTAAGAGATAGAACCTTTGATGATAAAGCAAGAGTACTTGCTACTAAATATACAAAAGAGGCAATAGAAAAGAAATATACAAGAGTTGTTAAGGGTAAAAAAGTCATTAAAAGAGTTGAGCCAAGAGCAAATTTTGAGAGCATGAGTTTTGATATTAATCCAGTTACTGGAAAAACATCTTTAATAATTAATTTATCAGATGGTAATAGCGTAGGAGTTGAATTATGA
- a CDS encoding baseplate J/gp47 family protein, with protein sequence MIDIKTLPIPELIDTLTYDEILAQLIQKAKIVLKASQNIDWVPVDSDDFTVILQAFAYRELHLRSDINERFKQLLLAYTSGNNLDHRALDYDIERLGGSKPYSDYEFSLSTALEIDTNIDANLVLTDELSQYEAILLNDVIIKAGELSAIGSVELQDEISSLDIKTEIITNSLPYVLKAKSLGPFINGDDIEKDEKLLYRILLSFADKSTAGSEESYTSYALKADARIEEIKVLRAMLNIQDYVPLLIGADESSIVNVLNNMYAALGMIEVYYYSSSSDDLMQSRIEEQLNAQKTRPLSDTVLVKPASIVNFLITAELKILPNQERVQIQSNAEESLSRGLIELRKIGENITLSEINKFLKVDGVKEVIISEPGQNILIANNQIGVNSGNNTITSSII encoded by the coding sequence ATGATTGATATAAAAACATTACCTATTCCAGAATTAATAGATACTTTGACTTATGATGAAATATTAGCACAGCTGATTCAAAAAGCAAAAATAGTTTTAAAAGCTTCTCAAAATATTGATTGGGTACCTGTTGATTCTGATGATTTCACAGTAATTTTACAAGCTTTTGCATACAGAGAATTACATTTAAGAAGTGATATAAATGAAAGATTTAAGCAGCTTCTTTTGGCATATACAAGTGGAAATAATTTGGACCACAGAGCATTGGATTATGATATTGAACGATTAGGAGGTTCAAAACCTTATAGTGATTATGAATTTAGCCTTAGCACTGCTTTAGAGATTGATACAAATATTGATGCTAATTTAGTTTTAACAGATGAACTCTCACAGTATGAAGCGATTCTTTTAAATGATGTGATTATTAAAGCAGGTGAATTATCGGCAATAGGATCAGTTGAATTACAAGATGAAATATCAAGTTTGGATATTAAAACTGAAATTATTACAAACTCTTTGCCTTATGTTTTAAAAGCAAAATCTTTAGGGCCTTTTATAAATGGGGATGATATTGAAAAAGATGAAAAATTACTTTATAGAATATTATTGTCTTTTGCAGATAAATCAACTGCAGGAAGTGAAGAGAGTTATACCTCTTATGCATTAAAAGCAGATGCAAGAATTGAAGAAATAAAAGTTTTAAGAGCAATGTTAAATATACAAGATTATGTTCCTCTTTTAATTGGAGCAGATGAATCAAGCATTGTAAATGTCTTAAATAATATGTATGCAGCACTTGGAATGATTGAAGTATATTATTACAGTTCTTCAAGTGATGATTTAATGCAAAGCCGAATAGAAGAACAACTCAATGCCCAAAAAACAAGACCTTTAAGTGATACGGTTCTTGTAAAACCTGCAAGTATTGTTAATTTTCTAATCACAGCAGAATTGAAAATACTTCCAAATCAAGAACGTGTACAAATACAAAGTAATGCAGAAGAATCACTTTCCAGAGGTTTGATAGAGTTACGAAAAATAGGTGAAAATATTACCTTAAGTGAAATCAACAAATTTCTAAAAGTAGATGGAGTAAAAGAAGTAATCATTAGTGAACCTGGACAAAATATTTTAATTGCAAATAATCAAATAGGAGTAAACAGTGGAAACAATACAATCACTTCTTCCATCATTTAA
- a CDS encoding phage tail protein I: protein METIQSLLPSFKPKKLHNLEILGAGVINSLLIEVKPLKDIFDAQKCDVKYLPYLAHANGVDIWNDSFTETNKRNLISISRKLHKYKGTLWAMHEILKALDMSSDELPAIIKEGLCIKYDNSHKYDGTYTYGDKSKWRYYTIKLSKAVTIKKGLAAKELLEKYAPKRSILKLITYSKLNAYDGTIKYDGSYTHGTIGVVND, encoded by the coding sequence GTGGAAACAATACAATCACTTCTTCCATCATTTAAACCTAAGAAATTACATAACCTTGAAATATTAGGTGCAGGTGTAATTAATAGTTTACTCATTGAAGTAAAACCATTGAAAGATATTTTTGATGCTCAAAAATGTGATGTTAAATATTTACCTTATTTAGCTCATGCAAATGGTGTTGATATTTGGAATGATTCATTTACAGAAACAAACAAAAGAAACCTTATTTCAATTTCACGAAAACTGCATAAATACAAAGGAACACTTTGGGCTATGCATGAGATATTAAAAGCTCTTGATATGTCAAGTGATGAATTACCTGCAATTATAAAAGAAGGCCTGTGTATTAAGTATGACAATTCTCATAAATATGATGGAACGTACACTTATGGGGACAAATCAAAATGGCGATACTACACAATTAAATTATCCAAAGCAGTGACAATAAAAAAAGGTTTAGCAGCAAAAGAGTTGCTAGAAAAATACGCACCTAAAAGAAGTATCTTAAAGCTAATTACATATAGCAAACTAAATGCTTATGATGGAACGATCAAATATGATGGTTCTTATACACACGGAACAATAGGAGTAGTTAATGACTAA